In Bacteroidales bacterium, the genomic stretch AGGTTGTGAAAGATGTTGCCGGTGCAGGTGTTTACTGGCCTGAATACAATATCAATTCTTTAGGGTTCATGTGGCCGGGAAGAGCTTACTATGTCAAATTCAATTCGCCAGGTCAAATCAATTATCCTATCCTTGGTGATGATAAAATTGATCCTGAAATGATCAATAATGATCTGACGGATGACTCCCCCTGGGATCAGGTTAATTTTACCGCAGGCTCACATATTATTGCGTTCTCAACAGAAAGCCTGGCACTGCTGCAGGAAGGAGATATCATCGGAGGGTTCACCCCTTCAGGCCAATGTGCCGGTATCGCTGTTTTCCAAAACCGGGAATTCTCTTTAACCCTCACTGCTGATGACGCCTTAACCGCGGAAGCTGATGGTTTCTCAGAGGGTGAATTGATGACGCTGAAACTGTTCCGGCCAGCCGAAAACAAAACCTACCAGATGTATGTAAATTGGGATAAAAACCTTGATCATTCAGGTCAGTTCAGCAGTGATGGATTATCAGCAGTCAACCATCTGCAGTTACACACCGTATCGGTCGAAGGCGTTGATCTTGAAGAAATCACTGTTTACCCCAACCCAACATCCGGATTGTTGCTCGTAAAAGGTGTGCACTCAGCCACTGAACTGGATTTGATGAATCCTGCCGGAGAGCTGATCGCTACCTACGAAATCTCAGGTAACGATTTCATCGATCTGAGCGGGCTCCCAAGAGGTATTTACATTTTGAAAGCCTCGGGAGAGAACTCAACTACAATTCATAAGATTGTATTACAATAATCTACGGTGATTTAAAGCAAATGATCACCTGAAAAATTAAACCCCGCCTTATAGGTCATCTGGCCATTAAGGCGGGGTTTGTTTTACATTCAGCCAGGAGGTATTTTGACTTCTGCAAAATACAAATATGGACAATCCGTTCTTTGGACTCTATCATCAATTCCGACAATGAAAGAAAACCATCATAAAAAACGCTGCACCTGGGCTGAAAAAGATCCCCTGATGCAAGCTTACCACGATAATGAATGGGGAGTTCCAACCCATGACGATCGAAAGCTGTTTGAGTTTCTGGTTTTGGAAAGTGCACAGGCCGGGCTGTCGTGGCGCACGATCCTGAGCCGGCGTGAAAATTATCGTAGAGCATTCGCCGGTTTCAACCTTGAAGAAGTGGCAAAATTTGAAGAAAAAGAAATTGAACAATTGATGAATGATGCCGGAATTATCAGGAACAAAGCAAAAATTCAGGCAGCCATCAATAACGCGCAGCGCTTCCTCGAAGTGCAGAAAGAATTTGGCTCGTTTGCCACCTACTCCTGGCAGTTTGTGGGGAACAATCAAATCAGGCATACCATTAATGAGATAAAAGACTATCCGGTAAAAATAAAAGAAGCAGAAGATTTTGCCAAAGATCTGAAAAAAAGAGGCTTTAAGTTTCTTGGCCCCATTACCATTTATGCCCACATGCAGGCTGTTGGAATGGTTGACGACCACATGGAAAGTTGCTATCGGAGAACTCAACTATTTACTTGAAAGAACTATTTATATGCCATCAAAAAATTTTTGTAACTTTGGCCATCATTCTTTTACAAAAATCCTGAAAAAATGAAAAAAATTGGCGTTCTTTTTTTTGTTTGGGTCATCGTCATCACTGCAACTCTTAATGGTTGTAAGGAAGATTGTGAAGACTGTGGACCAACCGTGACTTCCCAACTTATCATCTCTCCTGAGCAACTTTCTTTCAATGATATTGACACTGTCATTGTATCGCTATCCGTGCAGCCTCCGCAAAAGTTTGACTGGAGTGTAAGCTCAAAACCTGACTGGATCAGGGTGGAGCCTTCCTCAGGAACCATTAATGATCAGATTTTGGAGGTAAAAATAATTCCTGACTTTCTAAACCTTGAAGAGGGATTGCACAGCGGCGCTATCGAATTCATCACCAATGGGGCAGGAAAAGCACAAGCCGAACTTCAAATGTATGCACAGGCTCATCCAAAAATTGAAGTAACCCCGATGCAATTGCATTTCGAGGAAGAAACAACACAAAAGACATTCAAAATTCACAACCCGGGCACCGGCATCCTCCAATGGCAACTGCCTAACAACTTACCCTGGTTGTCTTTCTCATTCTATAACGGTTACCTGTATAACAATGATAGCATCACTGTTACAGCATTTGTTTCGAGAGAAGGGTACCCCGTTGGAACTCAGGAAGAAACCATCATCGTGATGTCAAATGCAGAAAATGGCAATATTGCGATGACATTTACCATGGATGTACCTGAGTTCGAAGCTATCATTCCTTCAGATACAGCCATTTTGTTTAACTATTTTATCGACCAGGTTGAATTAACTCTGGAAAACACAGGAAATGTAGCATCAGATTGGAATATTTCCTTCCCGGTTGATTATTTGAGTGTTAACCCCGTCTCAGGTAATCTTGCTGTTGGGGAGTCGGTGAGTGTATTTTTTAACGTTGACAGAAGTGAACTCTCATCAGATGTTTATGAAGCCACTGCAACACTTGCCTTTGGTAACAACGAGCAAAAAGGCTTAATGGTTACGGTGAATCATTATCTTGAAGAAAAATGGTTAATTGATGGAATTATCAACGATGCGGAATACGACAGGGTGAATGATGTGATCATTGCAGTTTCAGAATCGCCAAACGAAATTCGCAGGTTTGATCCTTCATTACAAACAGAAACTTCCACTGCATTAAACCTTGTGCCCCTGTGTGTTTCTATCTCACCTGACGGAAACTATGCTGCCGTTGGTCATGTTGCCAAGGTTACTCTGGTGAATTTGAATACGATGCAGATTGAAAACATTTACAATGTATCCGCCGACGCCCTCGACATTGTGCTGGCCGGCAACGGGTGGGTTTATGTTTTTCCGGCACAGAATCAATGGGAGGACATAAGATGCATTGAATTATCCACAGGTCAGGAAACCCTGAGCACAGGTTACTCAATTTATGCCGGGACAAAGGCCAAACTTCATCCGTCCGGAAATTATATCTATGGTGCAAACAATGGATTATCACCTTCTGACTTCGAAAAATATAATATTTCGGGAGGGACAGCTGCTTACATGTATGACTCGCCATACCATGGAGATTACAGTTTTGGTGGTGATATCTGGATTTCGGATGATGGCAGCAGGCTGTTTGCGCGAAGTAAAAATGTGTTTACTTCTTCTGAAAACCAATCTAATGACATGATCTACAATGGGAGTCTCAGTGGCGAAGGAGGTGTTCAAACACTTGATTGTCATACTGGAGCAAACCGCATTTATACAGTTTTCACGACCGGGAGTTGGTGGGAAGCCACACCGGGCACAGAGGTAAGGATTTATGAAGCTGAATACCTTGGATTTATGGGGACACAGGAATTTCCCGGTTTTTTGGTTCCAGACGGCACAGGTGGCGGCACTTTTTTTGATTCCCACGGGTACTTTGGTTTCATCAACGCAGGAGGAACAAAATATTATGCCCTTGTAAAAGCAGAAATCGGAAGCGGGATGTTAAATAACTGGGCTATTGTAACCCTTGATGTGGAATGATTCTGATCTGTTCGATAAAATGCAGCATTTTGTCATTTGGGTAAATTGGAGTCAAAACGATTCTTGAAGTGGCGTTCAATGGTGTTCGTTTTTTCGTTGTCAGGTAAATAGCCATCAATCCATTCAATGCTGATCCCCTTCTTTTCCATCCTCCTGAACCAGGTCATCTGGCGTTTTGCAAACTGGTGGATGGCTATGTTGAGAAGGTGAAACATTTCATCGAAAGAAATTTTACCGGTTACATAATCAGTGAGATAGCGATATTCCAGCCCGTAAAAAGTGAGTTGCTCAGGTTTCAGTCCAGAAGCAAGCAATAAATTCACTTCGTCAATCATCCCGGCATCAAGCCTCTTTTTCAGCCGTTCGGTAATGCGTTGCCGAATGATATCCCTTTCGAAATGAATACCAAAGATCAGGTGGTTTATTTCGGGGAAATGCAGCCTGATATCCGGATTTTCTCTCTCATATATGGCAATCTCGATAGCCCGGATCGTCCGCTTGCGATCGGTTAAATCAGTGGTATTATGGGTTTTGCGGAGCGATTGAAGTAATTCGTTTAGTTTTTCATTGCTCTCCAACTCTAATTGTACCCTTAAAAGAATATCCTCAGGAACTTCGATTAATTGTTTGCCTGACAGAGCTGCTTCCAGATAAAGCCCTGTTCCACCGCAAAGCACGGGCAATTTATCGCGTGCGACTATATCATCAAAGGATTTCAGAAAATCCCGCTGAAACTCAAAAACACTGTATTCATAACTAGGTTCGGCCATATCGACAAGGTGATGAGGCACATGTTTCCCCTCCACCAAATAGTCGTCATAATCTTTACCGGTTCCGATATTCATACCCCTGTAAACCTGACGTGAATCAGCGCTGATTACTTCACCATCCATACGGGCTGCAACAAGGGCTGCAAGTCTTGTTTTACCTGTAGCTGTGGGTCCCAAAATGGTAACCATTACCGGAGTACTCTGATTGATTTTCGCCATACCTCTTCTTTTTCAGTTAAAAAATTACGAAGCCTGTTCAATTCTTCAATTGTAGCTTGCTCAAAATTAATGGTTTCCAGGTTGGTTTGCTTTACGAAATCTTCTTCAGGAAAAAAACGGGTAAGAAATTCAACGAGGTTTGCTTCATCATTTGAATCATCGTTACGAATTTTCCATTTTAAATACTGCAAAATGCGCAACCCATCCACCTTATGCTGGCAAGCTCTGATAAAACGATCAGTTGTCGATGCATTCTCCCTCAATGGTTTCCAGAGATCCTTCCCAAATTTTTCCATTAAAAAGGTGGTCATTGGAAGTTCCAGGTCTTTCTCAAACAACTTTTCGAACCCATCAAAGGTTGCTTTTATTTCGTCAAAATATAGAAATGAAAAAATAGGATAACCTGACCAGTCACCACTGTTTCCCCTGATCATGGCCGGTCCCGTGCCAAAGAAAACCCGGTCGGAAAAGCGCGCAGCCGGATAAACCTTTTCATCAAGCCAAATGAGGATTTGTCCATACTTACGCAGTTTTTGTACAAAATAAAAATCCTCACCGCTCTTGTGCGGGGTAATTCCACCGATACTTTGGTAGGTTTGTGCAGTGCAGGCTATAGCAGATCCAAGCGCCGTAAAAGCATACGGATTGCCAATCCTGAGCATATTCATCGCGTAGTAACGCATATAAATTTCATACCGCAGGATGGCGCGTGCAGCCGGTTCGTCTTCCAAAGGCAGTGGATGATAATAGGGAACTGTAATCGCTTTGATGTCCGGATATTCGTCAAAAGCATTGGCCACTGATTGAAAATAATGCGCAGAGAAAGTAGTATCGCCATCGAGCGTAAGGATGATATCATGATTACCGGTTAATGCAGATGCATGATCCATGGCAATTTTTCGTGCCCAGCCCACGCCATATTTTTTGGTGTCCCAGCCAGAGCCTGGCGAACTGCGGTCAATCACTGTAAAGAACGCATGCTGCTGGTCTTTTAGAAGCGCAAGCGTTTCCTGATTTCGCTTGCAAATATCCTTTCTCTCCTGATTGTTCCACCATTCATCAGGCTGGTTAATACAAACTACCACCATGAAATTTCGGTAGGATTGATTCTCAAGGGACCGGAGAAATTGAGGTACATTTTCCAACTCATCCATCAATGGTATTGCAACAACTATTTTTCGTTCTGCAGCCAATAGTTTCCCTTTGAAATAATGATTTTCTTTAAAACAGGTAAGTTAACGGTGGATGACGCCTAATTGTTCGGAATGATCCTGAAGAAAATCCCCGGCGTTTCGGTCAAAACGTAAATGTAGCCATCCGGTCCCTGCCTGATATCGCGAAACCGGGCAAAGCCTTCAAGCAGCATTTCTGTGTGCACCGCTTTGTTCCCTTCAAATTCCACCCGGTGAATATGTTGACCAGCCAAAGCGCCAACCAGCATGTTTCCGTTCCATCCAGGATATTTTGGACTGTCTACGAAGGTCATTCCACAGGGAGCGATCGAAGGCGTCCAGTGAAGAATGGGGTCAATCATTCCGGGGAGCGTGGTGTCAGGTGTAATTTGTGTTCCGTCATAGTTGATTCCGAAGGTAACCAGAGGCCATCCGTAATTTCCACCTTTTTTCATCAGGTTAATCTCATCGCCTCCCCTCGCACCGTGCTCATGCGACCACAGATCTTTTGTTTGCGGATGGAGCGCCATTCCCTGGATGTTCCGATTGCCGTAAGTCCAGATTTCGGGCATGGCGCCGGCGCTGTCAACAAAAGGATTATCAACCGGAATCCTTCCATCATCATGAATTCGATGAACCTTTCCATTGTGATTGGTCAATTTCTGGGCATTGCTCATGACACCCCGGTCGCCGATGCAGAAATACAGGTAGTTGTTGTCATCAAAAACAATGCGGCACCCGAAATGATAGGGAGCATCCGTCAATTCGCTCCCATGAAAAAGCTCTTCAAAGTTGACAATTTGATCCCCATCAAGTTTTCCTCTTCCGAGAGCAGTGCTGCCCACCTCTCCGATACTTTTAGCATAAGCCAGGTAAATCCAACCATTCTGCTCATAATCGGGATGAAGAACGACATCGAGCAGCCCACCCTGCCCATGCGACCAAATCTCTGTTAGGCCTTCAACAGGTTTATCGAGCAGTTTTCCTTTTTCCCAAATACGCAGATTTCCCGGTCTTTCGGCAATAAGAATACGACCATCCGGCAGAAAAGCCATGCTCCATGGATTTGTTAATCCAGTTGCAAGTGTGTCAATGGTGAAGTTGAGCTTTTCAGTGACGATCAGCGACCCTGTTGGAGGTTCACTTTTGGAGGAGCAGGCGGAGAAGAAAATCG encodes the following:
- a CDS encoding PQQ-dependent sugar dehydrogenase; translated protein: MKNCTFSLQKATSRLIMLMLAIFFSACSSKSEPPTGSLIVTEKLNFTIDTLATGLTNPWSMAFLPDGRILIAERPGNLRIWEKGKLLDKPVEGLTEIWSHGQGGLLDVVLHPDYEQNGWIYLAYAKSIGEVGSTALGRGKLDGDQIVNFEELFHGSELTDAPYHFGCRIVFDDNNYLYFCIGDRGVMSNAQKLTNHNGKVHRIHDDGRIPVDNPFVDSAGAMPEIWTYGNRNIQGMALHPQTKDLWSHEHGARGGDEINLMKKGGNYGWPLVTFGINYDGTQITPDTTLPGMIDPILHWTPSIAPCGMTFVDSPKYPGWNGNMLVGALAGQHIHRVEFEGNKAVHTEMLLEGFARFRDIRQGPDGYIYVLTETPGIFFRIIPNN
- a CDS encoding BACON domain-containing protein, whose protein sequence is MKKIGVLFFVWVIVITATLNGCKEDCEDCGPTVTSQLIISPEQLSFNDIDTVIVSLSVQPPQKFDWSVSSKPDWIRVEPSSGTINDQILEVKIIPDFLNLEEGLHSGAIEFITNGAGKAQAELQMYAQAHPKIEVTPMQLHFEEETTQKTFKIHNPGTGILQWQLPNNLPWLSFSFYNGYLYNNDSITVTAFVSREGYPVGTQEETIIVMSNAENGNIAMTFTMDVPEFEAIIPSDTAILFNYFIDQVELTLENTGNVASDWNISFPVDYLSVNPVSGNLAVGESVSVFFNVDRSELSSDVYEATATLAFGNNEQKGLMVTVNHYLEEKWLIDGIINDAEYDRVNDVIIAVSESPNEIRRFDPSLQTETSTALNLVPLCVSISPDGNYAAVGHVAKVTLVNLNTMQIENIYNVSADALDIVLAGNGWVYVFPAQNQWEDIRCIELSTGQETLSTGYSIYAGTKAKLHPSGNYIYGANNGLSPSDFEKYNISGGTAAYMYDSPYHGDYSFGGDIWISDDGSRLFARSKNVFTSSENQSNDMIYNGSLSGEGGVQTLDCHTGANRIYTVFTTGSWWEATPGTEVRIYEAEYLGFMGTQEFPGFLVPDGTGGGTFFDSHGYFGFINAGGTKYYALVKAEIGSGMLNNWAIVTLDVE
- a CDS encoding DNA-3-methyladenine glycosylase I codes for the protein MKENHHKKRCTWAEKDPLMQAYHDNEWGVPTHDDRKLFEFLVLESAQAGLSWRTILSRRENYRRAFAGFNLEEVAKFEEKEIEQLMNDAGIIRNKAKIQAAINNAQRFLEVQKEFGSFATYSWQFVGNNQIRHTINEIKDYPVKIKEAEDFAKDLKKRGFKFLGPITIYAHMQAVGMVDDHMESCYRRTQLFT
- the miaA gene encoding tRNA (adenosine(37)-N6)-dimethylallyltransferase MiaA, encoding MVTILGPTATGKTRLAALVAARMDGEVISADSRQVYRGMNIGTGKDYDDYLVEGKHVPHHLVDMAEPSYEYSVFEFQRDFLKSFDDIVARDKLPVLCGGTGLYLEAALSGKQLIEVPEDILLRVQLELESNEKLNELLQSLRKTHNTTDLTDRKRTIRAIEIAIYERENPDIRLHFPEINHLIFGIHFERDIIRQRITERLKKRLDAGMIDEVNLLLASGLKPEQLTFYGLEYRYLTDYVTGKISFDEMFHLLNIAIHQFAKRQMTWFRRMEKKGISIEWIDGYLPDNEKTNTIERHFKNRFDSNLPK